Proteins encoded within one genomic window of Flavobacterium oreochromis:
- a CDS encoding N-acetylglucosamine kinase, translating to MKLIIDSGSTKADWIAIDELGNVLFSTHTLGLNPEILTETEVLKRLNDNSELSINRENVSFLYFYGAGCGTSRMKDFLACIFEKYFLNAKISVYEDTYAAVYATTLKGEKAIVSILGTGSNCSYFDGQILHQKVESLGYIVMDDCSGNRFGRHLLRGYYYNKMPKKLAEIFETSYDLDPDVIKQNLYKEANPNAYLASFTAFLIKHKEDSFCQQIIKEEIESFVENNIKQFEDYKELPNHFIGSVAYFLQDEIKSVLTKHHIKIGKILQKPIDGLIAYHLQTN from the coding sequence ATGAAATTAATAATAGACAGTGGTTCAACAAAGGCAGATTGGATTGCAATAGATGAATTAGGAAATGTTTTGTTTTCTACGCATACATTAGGCCTAAATCCAGAAATTTTAACAGAAACAGAAGTTTTAAAACGCTTAAATGATAATTCAGAGTTAAGTATAAATAGAGAAAACGTTTCTTTTCTGTATTTTTATGGAGCAGGGTGTGGAACAAGTAGAATGAAAGATTTTCTCGCTTGTATTTTTGAAAAATATTTTTTAAATGCAAAAATTAGCGTTTATGAAGATACATATGCAGCTGTATATGCAACAACATTAAAAGGAGAAAAGGCTATTGTTAGTATTTTAGGGACAGGATCTAATTGTAGTTATTTTGATGGACAAATTTTACATCAAAAAGTAGAATCATTAGGATATATTGTAATGGATGATTGCTCAGGTAATCGTTTTGGACGCCATTTATTAAGAGGATATTATTATAATAAGATGCCTAAAAAATTAGCAGAAATTTTTGAAACTTCTTATGATTTAGACCCAGATGTTATTAAGCAAAATTTATATAAAGAAGCTAATCCAAATGCTTATTTGGCCTCATTTACAGCGTTTTTAATAAAACATAAAGAAGACTCATTTTGTCAACAAATTATAAAAGAAGAAATAGAGTCTTTTGTAGAAAATAATATCAAACAGTTTGAGGATTATAAAGAATTACCTAATCACTTTATTGGGTCTGTAGCTTATTTTTTACAAGATGAAATAAAATCTGTTCTTACAAAACATCATATAAAAATTGGTAAAATTTTACAAAAACCAATAGATGGTTTAATTGCTTATCATTTACAAACCAATTAA